In Larimichthys crocea isolate SSNF chromosome VI, L_crocea_2.0, whole genome shotgun sequence, one genomic interval encodes:
- the LOC104919983 gene encoding anti-Muellerian hormone type-2 receptor isoform X2, translating into MWETPLTFSELINNHSLLGQSGLRATMILQQRWLILAVESIFICLSRQSFPQKRRCVFQVTRQNNKYTTAGNVSGSVQLCETTRCCVGYFLIINGQPEVDTLACDIVEKSCPDTTCKAQTRFNGLLIKCVCNTDLCNSNITWTPESEEPRPTYPYAVVKTAGYVMVCLVGLLLVLCFLILATKWRRHFKEKKKNPLSLDDYSVSQLCSCQTTKTSEIDVANIELQQIVGHGRFATVWRGKYQGSTVAVKVFPAGWKQKFTAEKEVYELPLMKHAGIVNFLGTGRKPDGGSWLIVLQFAKYGSLHSFLCEHTTNWMSLLKLCQSLSQGLSYLHSDLHRHDVHKPPVAHRDLSSSNVLVRADGTCALCDFGCSAILRFCSGYRHWQRHMTETELGKLRYMPPEILDGSVDLSNTWCLMQGDIYALGLLLWEICMRCTDLFEGGNVPQHLLPYESELGLNVTQESLILHVFHMDKRPSIPQHWGLLPQVFLHRDLSCRSS; encoded by the exons ATGTGGGAAACTCCTCTCACATTCTCAGAACTGATAAATAATCACTCCCTGCTTGGACAGTCTGGCCTCAGAGCGACCATGATCCTGCAACAGCGGTGGCTGATTTTGGCTGTGG AAAGCATCTTTATATGCCTCTCCAGGCAGTCTTTTCCTCAGAAGAGACGGTGTGTATTCCAAGTGACTCGCCAgaacaacaaatacacaactGCTGGCAATGTGAGTGGGTCGGTGCAGCTCTGCGAGACCACCCGATGCTGTGTGGGCTATTTTTTGATCATCAATGGCCAGCCAGAAGTTGACACTCTTG CTTGTGATATAGTTGAAAAGTCTTGCCCAGATACAACCTGCAAGGCGCAAACACGCTTCAATGGTCTCCtcattaagtgtgtgtgcaacaCAGACCTCTGCAACAGCAACATTACTTGGACGCCAGAGTCAGAAGAGCCTCGGCCCACCTACCCGTATGCTGTAG TGAAAACTGCTGGTTATGTTATGGTATGTTTGGTCGGACTTTTGCTGGTGCTGTGCTTCCTGATCCTTGCTACCAAATGGAGACGACACTTCAAAGAGAAAA aGAAGAATCCACTCTCCCTTGATGATTACAGTGTCTCACAACTGTGTTCCTGCCAGACAACAAAAACCTCTGAGATTGACGTCGCTAATATTGAACTACAGCAA ATTGTGGGCCATGGTCGTTTTGCAACTGTTTGGCGAGGGAAATACCAGGGAtccactgtggctgtgaaagtTTTCCCTGCAGGCTGGAAACAGAAGTTTACTGCAGAGAAAGAGGTTTATGAGCTACCACTAATGAAGCATGCTGGGATTGTCAATTTCCTGGGCACTGGAAGGAAACCGGATGGAGGCAGTTGGCTCATTGTCCTGCAATTTGCTAAATAT GGTTCTCTCCACTCCTTTCTGTGTGAGCACACCACCAACTGGATGTCGTTACTGAAGTTGTGCCAGTCTTTATCACAGGGACTTTCTTATCTCCACTCTGACCTTCACAGACATG ATGTGCACAAACCTCCTGTAGCCCACAGAGACTTAAGCAGCTCCAATGTTCTCGTGAGAGCAGATGGTACCTGTGCCCTGTGTGATTTTGGATGCTCCGCCATCCTCCGTTTTTGTTCAGGATATCGCCACTGGCAGAGACACATGACAGAGACGGAG TTGGGCAAGCTGCGCTACATGCCACCTGAGATCCTGGATGGCTCCGTAGACCTAAGCAACACTTGGTGTCTCATGCAGGGGGACATATATGCATTGGGACTGCTCTTGTGGGAGATCTGCATGcgctgcactgacttgtttgaaG GCGGTAATGTTCCACAGCATCTGTTGCCTTATGAATCTGAGCTGGGACTCAATGTAACCCAGGAGAGCCTCATCCTGCATGTGTTTCACATGGACAAGAGACCCTCCATACCTCAACACTGGGGACTGCTACCACAGGTATTCTTACACAG GGATCTAAGCTGCAGGAGCTCCTGA
- the LOC104919957 gene encoding poly(rC)-binding protein 2 isoform X1 translates to MDSGVIEGGLNVTLTIRLLMHGKEVGSIIGKKGESVKKMREESGARINISEGNCPERIITLAGPTTAIFKAFSMIIEKLEEDISSSMTNSTATSKPPVTLRIVVPASQCGSLIGKGGCKIKEIRESTGAQVQVAGDMLPNSTERAITIAGTPQSIIECVKQICVVMLESPPKGVTIPYRPKPSGSPVIFAGGQAYAVQGQHAIPQPDSSSAAISPQLTKLHQLAMQQSPFPIAPSNQGFTGIDASAQTSSHEMTIPNDLIGCIIGRQGAKINEIRQMSGAQIKIANPVDGSTDRQVTITGSPASISLAEYLINARLSSEATGLAAN, encoded by the exons ATGGACTCCGGTGTGATTGAAGGAGGGCTCAATGTCACCCTTACCATTAGGCTGCTCATGCATGGCAAG GAAGTTGGAAGTATTATTGGAAAG AAAGGCGAATCTGtgaagaaaatgagagaagag agCGGGGCTCGCATCAACATCTCTGAGGGCAATTGTCCTGAGAGGATCATTACTTTGGCAGGTCCAACCACCGCCATCTTTAAAGCATTCTCCATGATCATTGAAAAGCTTGAAGAG gacaTAAGCAGCTCAATGACAAACAGCACAGCTACCAGCAAGCCCCCAGTGACTCTACGCATTGTGGTGCCTGCCAGCCAGTGTGGCTCCCTAATCGGGAAAGGTGGCTGCAAGATCAAGGAAATTCGAGAG TCAACTGGTGCTCAGGTACAAGTGGCAGGAGACATGCTCCCCAACTCCACAGAGCGAGCCATCACCATCGCTGGTACTCCCCAGTCGATAATTGAGTGTGTGAAGCAGATCTGTGTGGTCATGCTTGAG TCTCCCCCTAAGGGGGTCACGATCCCATACCGACCCAAGCCTTCAGGATCCCCCGTCATCTTTGCAGGCGGACAG gCGTACGCCGTACAAGGACAGCACGCGATTCCACAGCCAGAT tcttcctctgctgctatCTCTCCACAGCTCACCAAGCTACACCAGCTGGCTATGCAGCAGAGCCCCTTCCCCATCGCACCAAGCAACCAGGGATTTACTG GGATAGATGCTTCTGCTCAAACCAGTTCCCATGAGATGACCATTCCAAATGAT CTTATTGGGTGCATCATCGGCCGCCAGGGAGCCAAGATCAACGAGATCAGGCAAATGTCCGGCGCCCAGATCAAGATTGCGAATCCAGTGGATGGATCGACTGACCGCCAGGTCACCATCACAGGCTCACCTGCCAGCATCAGTCTGGCTGAGTACCTCATCAACGCCAG GCTTTCCTCTGAGGCCACAGGACTGGCAGCCAACTGA
- the prr13 gene encoding proline-rich protein 13 gives MWPNQGPPPPVGPPNPVYPPGYNPAYPPPPATGAGVFPQPPGYPAGQYPAGMNPAMGPTVPPGGMPYVAPGPQPYPMAPAGYPAVPPGGVYPGPYPHSPKGGKHKGHHKGHHGGVNPMGGALAGGMAGMGMGLVGHKANKKMKKKMKKAHKEHKHGHHKHGKSSSSSSSSSD, from the exons ATGTGGCCAAATCAAG GTCCTCCCCCTCCAGTCGGACCACCAAACCCTGTCTACCCTCCTGGCTACAACCCTGCAtatccacctccacctgcaacTGGAGCAGGAGTCTTCCCCCAACCTCCAGGGTACCCAGCTGGCCAATATCCAGCTGGTATGAACCCAGCCATGGGACCAACTGTACCTCCAGGAGGTATGCCTTACGTGGCTCCAGGACCTCAACCTTACCCTATGGCTCCAGCTGGATACCCAGCAGTACCTCCTGGAGGTGTTTACCCAGGTCCATACCCACACTCTCCAAAAGGGGGTAAACATAAAGGTCACCACAAAGGTCATCATGGAGGGGTAAATCCCATGGGCGGAGCATTAGCCGGAGGAATGGCAGGAATGGGAATGGGGTTGGTTGGACATAAAGCcaacaaaaagatgaagaagaagatgaagaaagcaCATAAGGAGCACAAACATGGCCACCACAAACACGGCAAG tcctccagcagcagcagcagcagcagtgactga
- the LOC104919983 gene encoding anti-Muellerian hormone type-2 receptor isoform X1, producing the protein MWETPLTFSELINNHSLLGQSGLRATMILQQRWLILAVESIFICLSRQSFPQKRRCVFQVTRQNNKYTTAGNVSGSVQLCETTRCCVGYFLIINGQPEVDTLACDIVEKSCPDTTCKAQTRFNGLLIKCVCNTDLCNSNITWTPESEEPRPTYPYAVVKTAGYVMVCLVGLLLVLCFLILATKWRRHFKEKKKNPLSLDDYSVSQLCSCQTTKTSEIDVANIELQQIVGHGRFATVWRGKYQGSTVAVKVFPAGWKQKFTAEKEVYELPLMKHAGIVNFLGTGRKPDGGSWLIVLQFAKYGSLHSFLCEHTTNWMSLLKLCQSLSQGLSYLHSDLHRHDVHKPPVAHRDLSSSNVLVRADGTCALCDFGCSAILRFCSGYRHWQRHMTETELGKLRYMPPEILDGSVDLSNTWCLMQGDIYALGLLLWEICMRCTDLFEGGNVPQHLLPYESELGLNVTQESLILHVFHMDKRPSIPQHWGLLPQGSKLQELLTDCWDCDPDARLSAQCVVERLISLQSCYSA; encoded by the exons ATGTGGGAAACTCCTCTCACATTCTCAGAACTGATAAATAATCACTCCCTGCTTGGACAGTCTGGCCTCAGAGCGACCATGATCCTGCAACAGCGGTGGCTGATTTTGGCTGTGG AAAGCATCTTTATATGCCTCTCCAGGCAGTCTTTTCCTCAGAAGAGACGGTGTGTATTCCAAGTGACTCGCCAgaacaacaaatacacaactGCTGGCAATGTGAGTGGGTCGGTGCAGCTCTGCGAGACCACCCGATGCTGTGTGGGCTATTTTTTGATCATCAATGGCCAGCCAGAAGTTGACACTCTTG CTTGTGATATAGTTGAAAAGTCTTGCCCAGATACAACCTGCAAGGCGCAAACACGCTTCAATGGTCTCCtcattaagtgtgtgtgcaacaCAGACCTCTGCAACAGCAACATTACTTGGACGCCAGAGTCAGAAGAGCCTCGGCCCACCTACCCGTATGCTGTAG TGAAAACTGCTGGTTATGTTATGGTATGTTTGGTCGGACTTTTGCTGGTGCTGTGCTTCCTGATCCTTGCTACCAAATGGAGACGACACTTCAAAGAGAAAA aGAAGAATCCACTCTCCCTTGATGATTACAGTGTCTCACAACTGTGTTCCTGCCAGACAACAAAAACCTCTGAGATTGACGTCGCTAATATTGAACTACAGCAA ATTGTGGGCCATGGTCGTTTTGCAACTGTTTGGCGAGGGAAATACCAGGGAtccactgtggctgtgaaagtTTTCCCTGCAGGCTGGAAACAGAAGTTTACTGCAGAGAAAGAGGTTTATGAGCTACCACTAATGAAGCATGCTGGGATTGTCAATTTCCTGGGCACTGGAAGGAAACCGGATGGAGGCAGTTGGCTCATTGTCCTGCAATTTGCTAAATAT GGTTCTCTCCACTCCTTTCTGTGTGAGCACACCACCAACTGGATGTCGTTACTGAAGTTGTGCCAGTCTTTATCACAGGGACTTTCTTATCTCCACTCTGACCTTCACAGACATG ATGTGCACAAACCTCCTGTAGCCCACAGAGACTTAAGCAGCTCCAATGTTCTCGTGAGAGCAGATGGTACCTGTGCCCTGTGTGATTTTGGATGCTCCGCCATCCTCCGTTTTTGTTCAGGATATCGCCACTGGCAGAGACACATGACAGAGACGGAG TTGGGCAAGCTGCGCTACATGCCACCTGAGATCCTGGATGGCTCCGTAGACCTAAGCAACACTTGGTGTCTCATGCAGGGGGACATATATGCATTGGGACTGCTCTTGTGGGAGATCTGCATGcgctgcactgacttgtttgaaG GCGGTAATGTTCCACAGCATCTGTTGCCTTATGAATCTGAGCTGGGACTCAATGTAACCCAGGAGAGCCTCATCCTGCATGTGTTTCACATGGACAAGAGACCCTCCATACCTCAACACTGGGGACTGCTACCACAG GGATCTAAGCTGCAGGAGCTCCTGACAGATTGTTGGGATTGTGACCCAGACGCCCGGCTGTCTGCTCAGTGTGTTGTGGAAAGATTAATTTCTCTTCAGTCATGTTACTCTgcgtga
- the LOC104919960 gene encoding cell division cycle-associated protein 7 has product MAELALADVFAEDSESERTFYGFSDSEVSAKDSNLEDGDEAQPDLSSSKPSSGAHTFRLRVALRSASSAQQATEDADDDEDDEREEKQRTRKRAVKSAGRTSQAKRMRRVKFEDEETPVAQPPPAEERGSDSADDDVAESFLAKRQQNIKANKAMLAQLMADLQKMPGGSGLLKKQAGKPKTKEKSSRPPRSGGESRRNPERASRRQTRSMGGVDDPFAPKDEELELSLEEELLEVRRAPQRRGAPRPKQSKPHFIRPVEDITEDEIQLVADNMTEKVYNSVSGSTCHQCRQKTIDTKTCCRSEGCRGIQGQFCGPCLRNRYGEDVRKALLDPEWRCPPCRGICNCSFCRQRDGRCPTGILFPLAQYHGFSDVHSYLSSLRNKLKNEDNDVEM; this is encoded by the exons ATGGCGGAGCTAGCGTTAGCTGATGTTTTTGCAGAGGACTCTGAAAGTGAGCGAACATTTTACGGCTTTTCTGACAGTGAAGTCAGCGCTAAG GATTCAAATCTGGAAGATGGAGATGAAGCCCAGCCTGACCTGTCCTCATCCAAACCATCTTCTGGTGCCCACACCTTCAGACTGAGGGTGGCTCTCCGCTCTGCTTCCTCTGCCCAGCAGGCCACTGAGGatgcagatgatgatgaagatgatgagagggaggaaaaacagaggaCAAGAAAGAGAGCGGTTAAGAGCGCAGGAAGGACCAGTCAAGCAAAGAGAATGAGACGTGTTAAATTCGAAGACGAGGAGACACCGGTGGCTCAGCCGCCTCCGGCTGAGGAACGTGGATCTGACTCAGCGGATGATGATGTAGCAGAGTCCTTCCTGGCCAAGAGACAGCAGAACATTAAGGCCAACAAAGCAATG TTGGCTCAGCTGATGGCAGACCTGCAGAAGATGCCAGGAGGTTCAGGGTTACTGAAAAAACAAGCAGGCAAGCCGAAGACGAAAGAGAAAAGCTCT CGTCCACCACGCTCTGGAGGAGAGTCCAGGAGGAACCCAGAGCGGGCGTCCCGTAGACAGACCCGCTCTATGGGGGGAGTTGATGATCCTTTCGCCCCtaaagatgaagagctggagCTCAGCTTGGAGGAGGAGCTACTGGAG GTACGCCGAGCTCCACAGCGTCGTGGCGCACCACGACCTAAACAGAGCAAACCTCATTTTATCCGTCCTGTGGAGGACATCACAGAGGATGAGATTCAGCTGGTTGCAGACAACATGACTGAAAAAGTCTACAACAGTGTCTCA GGCTCTACGTGTCATCAGTGCCGTCAGAAAACCATTGACACCAAGACGTGCTGCCGCAGTGAGGGTTGTCGGGGGATTCAGGGTCAGTTCTGCGGGCCGTGTCTGAGGAACAGATACGGAGAGGATGTCAGGAAGGCCTTGCTTGATCCA GAGTGGAGGTGTCCTCCGTGTCGCGGCATCTGCAACTGCAGTTTCTGTCGTCAGCGCGATGGCCGCTGCCCGACTGGCATCCTGTTCCCCCTGGCTCAGTACCACGGCTTCTCTGACGTCCACTCCTACCTCAGCAG CCTCCGCAACAAGCTGAAGAATGAGGACAACGATGTAGAGATGTGA
- the LOC104919957 gene encoding poly(rC)-binding protein 2 isoform X3: protein MDSGVIEGGLNVTLTIRLLMHGKEVGSIIGKKGESVKKMREESGARINISEGNCPERIITLAGPTTAIFKAFSMIIEKLEEDISSSMTNSTATSKPPVTLRIVVPASQCGSLIGKGGCKIKEIRESTGAQVQVAGDMLPNSTERAITIAGTPQSIIECVKQICVVMLESPPKGVTIPYRPKPSGSPVIFAGGQSSSAAISPQLTKLHQLAMQQSPFPIAPSNQGFTGIDASAQTSSHEMTIPNDLIGCIIGRQGAKINEIRQMSGAQIKIANPVDGSTDRQVTITGSPASISLAEYLINARLSSEATGLAAN, encoded by the exons ATGGACTCCGGTGTGATTGAAGGAGGGCTCAATGTCACCCTTACCATTAGGCTGCTCATGCATGGCAAG GAAGTTGGAAGTATTATTGGAAAG AAAGGCGAATCTGtgaagaaaatgagagaagag agCGGGGCTCGCATCAACATCTCTGAGGGCAATTGTCCTGAGAGGATCATTACTTTGGCAGGTCCAACCACCGCCATCTTTAAAGCATTCTCCATGATCATTGAAAAGCTTGAAGAG gacaTAAGCAGCTCAATGACAAACAGCACAGCTACCAGCAAGCCCCCAGTGACTCTACGCATTGTGGTGCCTGCCAGCCAGTGTGGCTCCCTAATCGGGAAAGGTGGCTGCAAGATCAAGGAAATTCGAGAG TCAACTGGTGCTCAGGTACAAGTGGCAGGAGACATGCTCCCCAACTCCACAGAGCGAGCCATCACCATCGCTGGTACTCCCCAGTCGATAATTGAGTGTGTGAAGCAGATCTGTGTGGTCATGCTTGAG TCTCCCCCTAAGGGGGTCACGATCCCATACCGACCCAAGCCTTCAGGATCCCCCGTCATCTTTGCAGGCGGACAG tcttcctctgctgctatCTCTCCACAGCTCACCAAGCTACACCAGCTGGCTATGCAGCAGAGCCCCTTCCCCATCGCACCAAGCAACCAGGGATTTACTG GGATAGATGCTTCTGCTCAAACCAGTTCCCATGAGATGACCATTCCAAATGAT CTTATTGGGTGCATCATCGGCCGCCAGGGAGCCAAGATCAACGAGATCAGGCAAATGTCCGGCGCCCAGATCAAGATTGCGAATCCAGTGGATGGATCGACTGACCGCCAGGTCACCATCACAGGCTCACCTGCCAGCATCAGTCTGGCTGAGTACCTCATCAACGCCAG GCTTTCCTCTGAGGCCACAGGACTGGCAGCCAACTGA
- the LOC104919957 gene encoding poly(rC)-binding protein 2 isoform X2, which produces MDSGVIEGGLNVTLTIRLLMHGKEVGSIIGKKGESVKKMREESGARINISEGNCPERIITLAGPTTAIFKAFSMIIEKLEEDISSSMTNSTATSKPPVTLRIVVPASQCGSLIGKGGCKIKEIRESTGAQVQVAGDMLPNSTERAITIAGTPQSIIECVKQICVVMLESPPKGVTIPYRPKPSGSPVIFAGGQAYAVQGQHAIPQPDLTKLHQLAMQQSPFPIAPSNQGFTGIDASAQTSSHEMTIPNDLIGCIIGRQGAKINEIRQMSGAQIKIANPVDGSTDRQVTITGSPASISLAEYLINARLSSEATGLAAN; this is translated from the exons ATGGACTCCGGTGTGATTGAAGGAGGGCTCAATGTCACCCTTACCATTAGGCTGCTCATGCATGGCAAG GAAGTTGGAAGTATTATTGGAAAG AAAGGCGAATCTGtgaagaaaatgagagaagag agCGGGGCTCGCATCAACATCTCTGAGGGCAATTGTCCTGAGAGGATCATTACTTTGGCAGGTCCAACCACCGCCATCTTTAAAGCATTCTCCATGATCATTGAAAAGCTTGAAGAG gacaTAAGCAGCTCAATGACAAACAGCACAGCTACCAGCAAGCCCCCAGTGACTCTACGCATTGTGGTGCCTGCCAGCCAGTGTGGCTCCCTAATCGGGAAAGGTGGCTGCAAGATCAAGGAAATTCGAGAG TCAACTGGTGCTCAGGTACAAGTGGCAGGAGACATGCTCCCCAACTCCACAGAGCGAGCCATCACCATCGCTGGTACTCCCCAGTCGATAATTGAGTGTGTGAAGCAGATCTGTGTGGTCATGCTTGAG TCTCCCCCTAAGGGGGTCACGATCCCATACCGACCCAAGCCTTCAGGATCCCCCGTCATCTTTGCAGGCGGACAG gCGTACGCCGTACAAGGACAGCACGCGATTCCACAGCCAGAT CTCACCAAGCTACACCAGCTGGCTATGCAGCAGAGCCCCTTCCCCATCGCACCAAGCAACCAGGGATTTACTG GGATAGATGCTTCTGCTCAAACCAGTTCCCATGAGATGACCATTCCAAATGAT CTTATTGGGTGCATCATCGGCCGCCAGGGAGCCAAGATCAACGAGATCAGGCAAATGTCCGGCGCCCAGATCAAGATTGCGAATCCAGTGGATGGATCGACTGACCGCCAGGTCACCATCACAGGCTCACCTGCCAGCATCAGTCTGGCTGAGTACCTCATCAACGCCAG GCTTTCCTCTGAGGCCACAGGACTGGCAGCCAACTGA